The following nucleotide sequence is from Fundulus heteroclitus isolate FHET01 chromosome 24, MU-UCD_Fhet_4.1, whole genome shotgun sequence.
CGTTATAAATAACACCATTATCCGACATACTGTAAAGTAGCTTTTTTAAGCCATGGTTTGGTTGTTAAACAAGCTCAGCGACACAAACAGGTAAACTTTAGTAAGAAGCGTCGGTTACGGAAGCTCCTAGGGGACAATCCTGTGGGCGGAAGTGCAGGTATAGTTCCTGGATGGGCCGAGGATCCAGGATCATGTCCACGCCGCGGCTCAGCGGCAGCCCGCGGGGCGGCGGACTCGCGCCGTGGCTGGCAGTGACCGTGTCGGTGGTGGGCTCGGCGGCGGCGGTGGCTGCTGCGGGCTCCGTGTGCGCGCTCATCTACCCGGTGCTGAGAGGTAGGGGCTGCCGGTGCTGAGAGGTAGGGGCTGCCGGTGCTGAGAGGTAGGGGCTGCCGGTGCTGAGAGGCAGGGGCTGCCGGCTCGGCTCCGGCCGATCCCCGCAGGACTGGCCAGGTGTTCTCATGCTGACCTCTGCTGAATGTTTCAGAGCTGCGAGCAGAGAGGCAGACAGGAGGCAATGAGAGCGAGGAAAGGATACTTGGTGAGGATCCTTTCTACACTCCTCACATATCACAGGCCACTTCTCTGTCCTTTATGTTCAGCTTCAAATATAGAATCTGAAAGTTTATTATAGAACCAGGGAGCACCCACGCTTACATAAAGCCCACATCTGTTCCTATAGTCCAATGTGATGTTGCATATGCAAAACGAACCTGCATGAAAACTGGAGGACTTTCTTTATCGACTTTTCTCAGAGCTCCACCATCAGTGCAGAGGGTTAATGAAAAACTACACCCTAGTGCCAAAAGGATTCTCTCACCCTGCCAAGTCATAGAACGGCACAtccttttttttggtaatttcttGTTTCAAACCGAGGACAATTTTAGGTTTTCATTGTGTTTAATTGTCCAAATAAGATAATTCAACATCTGAAATAAGATGTCACCTTTGACGGACACTCAGAAAGTTCTGGTCATGACTTTATCCAGATGTGGCTGTTCCCTTGTTTATAGCTGAAACGAGCACAGGTTGCATGTCCAGTTGTCTCATTACGTTACAAACCGATGAAGGTGAAGCACCCTTTTTCTTTTAGGTCAGTTTATTGGACGCTGACACAGCTGCATTCTCTGGAGCAAGACATTGCCTACCAGCAGGTTTTAATACCGTATAGTCCAGCTACGACCCAATAACTCTGTCCGTTTCTCAGGTTTCTGGAGTATCTTGGTGATTTCAGCCATTGCAGGGGGCATGTCCTGCATCTTCTCCTGGATCCTCACGTACCTGGACTCGCACCAGTTCCCCAGCCTCCCGTCGCTGCCTGATTTCAGGTATAGCAGAGTGAAGCTGGAGATGGGCTTGGCTGGACTTGTTGGATGACATGCCCTGTGTGTTTGCTTTCTGCAGAGACGCCTCCAGACATGGGTTCAACATGAGCTATGGGCTGGCTGTTCTGAACGGCATCATGGCCATGCTCACCGTCATCTGGAGCCTCTCCTGAGGCCTTTCCTCCCAGCTGCACTGAGACCTGAACACAACACGCTTTGAGAAGTCCACAGGCATCAAGTAACTCCATCCCTTGGAATGTTGCTGTACTCACTGTGCGTTACACCAGAGGGATGGAATCCCTCTGGCCTCAGAGCTGGAATATTTGAGAACCTGGAGCTATTGCAGTTATATAATATAATCATGAACCGTTTTTTTGCCATTCATCAttgctgcatatatatatatatatatatatatatatatatatatatatatatatatatatatatatatatatatatatatatatataggactGTGCCTCACAGTCCTATAGAGTTTctccaatcaatcaatcaatcaatcaataaaccttatctctgcccccccccccccccaccccttttgTATTATTAAACACATTAACCAGGAACCAGTAACAGGTGTCTGTCTCCTTGCagatttcttcctttttcactTAAATGTTACGCTTGATTTTAATCCCagacaaaaataatcagagTAAAAACGCCGGGGGATCAAATGTATCCAAAGCCACGTGggtatatgtaaaaaaaaagaaaaaaaaaaaaaaagaattacccTCTAACCTACTAAGTGGTTGGCCAACCCTCGGCAGCTGCAAGTGTTTCTGATAACTGgtaatgaggttttttttcctgtggagGAATATTGGCCCACTCTGCTCTGCAAAATGAATTTAATCCAGTCACAGGAAATGTTTCAAAGTTTAGCCACAGCTTTTCAGtcagatttaagtccagactttagATAGGCCACTTCTTGTTTTAGCCAGAGGAGGACTTGCTAGTGTGCTTTGGATCTCTGTAGTGCTACAGAACCCAGATGTCTTTGACTTTAAGGTCACAAACCGATGACGGGACATTCTCCTCTGGGGTTTCCTGCTAGAGAGCAGAAATAACGCTTTTATTGATAAAAGCAAGTCATCCGGGCTCTCAAGCACCAAAGTagtcccagaccatcacaccacTACCGCCATGTTTGACTGTAGGTATGGtgatctttttctgaaatgctgttagtATTACACCAGATGGAATGGGACGCCTTCCACAAAGGGTCAAAAAACATGATTGATCAATATTTATGATTGAACAGGTTAAAAACTGCATTATGGATTGACTCCACTCATCTTTGTTTGATATATTCTATCCTGATCTGAAAGtgtgacaaaatgctaaaatgcaCTCTACTTTGAGtcactttttatttctaaatatatacaaattatAGTGTTTTATATAGTTAAGGACATGTTTTGATGCTTACAGGCAAATAAGTTTGGAACCTTCTGTTCAACTCAAAGCTTCCTCTAGCAGCTGATTTTTCATCTTTCCTGTGTTTTCGTTCTTTAAATTCTAAAAATAGGAatctgtatttagcaccatccatcctTCCCTTGAGCCGGAGCGGGTTTCCAGTCCCTGCtcctgaaaaacatccccacagcatgatgctgccactactgTGTTTCACTAaggggatggtgttcttgggatGATGCGATGTGTTGAATTTGCACCACACGGTGTTTTCCTTGGTGGCTGAAAAGTTAcgttttagtctcatctgaccacagcaCTTTCCTCTATACATTTGGGGAATTGTGgcttcttatttttaaacaccACGTAATAGGTTTTTTTCCTagccagtctttttttttttttacctcaccctgacttgtacttctgaACAACTCTGTCCCAGACTTGTTTTGGAGAATTGCTTGGTCTTCATGGCGTGATGCCGCTGTCTTAgtgctgctgcagcctctggggttGTTCAGAAAATGTGCGTTTATGCTGACATCATGAGACATACTAGTGGACTTCATTTCACAAATGAACTTTTCTAGGTCATTGGCAGCAGCCAAACTTTTTAGGGCCTTCATAGCAAAGGGAATGGATAAATGTGCACATACCAATTTTCAATATACAGTTTTCATTTCAAGTCACCATTAAAGACTTTGTGCTGATCCTTCACTTAAAATGAGACCCCAAATTCCAAACAAGTTGGAATATAAGTAGAAAAACAAGGGgtgattacttttgcaaggtcCTTTACCTATTATAACTTTTTTATGAGGCACCATCCTTCACTACCATTAATATTTCCACATActtattttctattttgtgaagtgcaccagtccctcttCCAGCTATAACACCCCCATACCTCAGTTGTGTTCTCAGGCTTGGAAGCTTCCCCCATTTCCCTCCAGATGTTACGGCATTAAGACTTTAATTTTactttcatcagaccacaggatGTCTCCCCAcattagggtcattgtcctagGGTGCCTCTGTACACTGTAATCTGGGTCATTGTGTTGAACTATGAAACAATTGAAACAATTaccacatatttaaaataatttattcaataTACATAGTACAACTATgcattatatatatttacatggTATAAAAAGATTTGGCCAGCTATTTTGCACAGATTGAAAGAAGTGTTctacaggagaaaaacattgtCAGGATTTCATGTAATGGTACAAATTCTTCAAAcacatttagttaaaaaaaatcccaagaCAGCATAAAAGATACAAAAGAGGTAGATTTCTGCTAAAGATCAAATCTTAACCATTTATCTCCATGGAAACACAGAGTATAAGGCAAACACTGGAAGTAGATAAAGTCTGGTGTAGTGATGCAGGGAGAAGTGCGTCTTGTACAATCATATGTTGAACGtaacaacagaaacaaagtgCTTCAAGCTGCCAACAAGAAGTGCGCACGTTTCCCCCCAGAAAGTATTTCTGGGAtttggattttctttgattatatcaaaataaaaaaataaaataaaaaataagaaaacatttcaCTTCAGCACAAGGTCAAGGGTAATCTGAGTAAAAGCAAAATACTTTTTAGACGaggatttgttttattagaagGAAAACGGGATCTAATCCAACCTGGCAATggggaaaaagtaaaatgtgacCCCCTAATCCTAAAACCTGGCTGTTCCACCCTGTACGGGAACAAAGCAGCTTCTGATAACCATttgttttagccaatcagaggTGGACGTGGTGGCGTCCCTCCTCAGATCATTGTTCCGCTGCATAACCCGTGTGTTCTTGAGCTTAAGGCTTCATAATGATGGGcggacattctccttcaggatttcctGCTGGAGAGTCATGCTTCCATCACCCACAGACAGTCTTTCAGGTGCTGCAGCAGTAATGCAAAGCCCAGACAATCACCACCATGTCTGACATGATGTTCcgtttctgaaatgctgtgatAGCTTTACACCCGATGGAATGCAGACCCTCAAAAAAAGGCAGGTCTACTTTTGTCCCGTCGGTCAACAGCCAAAGGTCTTTGGGATCTTCAAGATTGATTTTTAGTAAATGTGAGACAGAACTTTGAGTTCtattggtgcagcagtggttctgACCTTAGAGACCATGTCATCCCAGTTTCTCAGGTAATTTAACTGAAGTTTCTCATCTGTTGTTGATTTTCTATAGATCTGAGACATGATTTGGTGCTTGAGACATTTTAGCCTAGTTCATCTTGTCCAAAAATTCTCCTTGAGTAATTTCTGGATTCTACAGGTGAATCATCTTGCCAAAATaagagtttataaaaaaaagatggatgaTTGAACAAAGGGGTCAGTTACTTTTCCCATTGGGTTTGGTTGGTTTGGAAAGCATTTCcctgaaatgaaatcatttcAAAGCTGATTTTAGGATCATCTTTGGTTGATGGTAActtttgtttgatgatctgaaatgaTAAAAAAGCAAAGTAGGAATCTACATACCTTCTCACTGCCCATGGATCTCGGCTAAGGCTTGATGCATTTTAAACCATCTTAAGAAAAACTTCTGGCATATTGTTCCTTCTTTAGGTTTATATGGACCTTTCAGCTCGGTTCAGCACCGATTGGCATCATAGGGAATGCAACCTTTTTGCTGCCATTTCTTCTAACTTTTTCAAATGATACTTAAAGGCTTTGAGCTTTTTCTGTGCAGTTCATCAATTAaagcaaaatacaaaacacacaaaaacaactgaAGCCAAGAGGAGCTCCATGTGGGCACTTAAACACACCATAAATTAATGAATCAGCAGCCTAAACATAAACATCACTTGTGCTACTCAGTACCAGCACTTCCATCATGGAAGTATAAGGCTTTGTTCATATTAGTGCATACAGTTTAAAAGTAGGAGAAAAACACAGTTACAGACATATCGACTCATTTTGCCTGGAGACAAAGTGGATCAGTAGAACAGTTAATATGGTATGATTTCTAGTGCAGCAGATAAAAACTGGGTATTTTACTTCTGTTTATACCGATCATAATTTATATAGAGCAGGAATTTTTAACAGTAGATCtaataaagctgttattaatccTACTAAAACTAATCTGGGAATGGAGGAGGCTATAGCAATCTACTCCACAACTATAATATATTCAGTGTAATTGACGTACATTGTACTGCAGCATGCTGTGATTCAGGTTGTTTTAACTCTCACAACAGAGAGTGCTTGATAAGCAATGGTAACAATTTACAAAGTGTGCCCTACTCTTTATCTTAGGAACAAACTCCTGTCAGACTGAgagctacgttcacactgcagggaaatgcgacccataTCCGCCTTTTTCATGCCAGTGTGAATGGTCCAATTCccgtataaaataaaaattgtgctACTTTCATTCGTGGTACTTATTTGCATATGTATCGTATATATTTCAACACGTCTGCattctgaacggtcatgtcgctTTCTGTTGAACCAAGCTTTAGTGAACACTTCCAGAAACAATTACATCTGTCAATACCGTAAACAGCACACTGTGACGTCTCCCTCTATTATCGCCGCATTAGGGCCGCTTTAACCGTTCAGACAGCCATATGTCAGTTGCATCTAATAGCAGTatgaaagactgaaaaaaaaaaaatcagcaaaacaatctgaactgagcattaagacctgcagtgtgaacgcagCCTTAATGAATGCATCCTCTGGTCAATGGTAATTAGAATTCAAACAGGCTTTCgttccttctttgctgcccCTGGAAACAGGTTTTCATGCAGTTTTCAGATGTAATGTagtattaaattaaatcataagTGGCATTTATGTTAATTTAATGAGCATTTTATAATCTATGGGTACAAAATGAAATGG
It contains:
- the arl6ip6 gene encoding ADP-ribosylation factor-like protein 6-interacting protein 6; the protein is MGRGSRIMSTPRLSGSPRGGGLAPWLAVTVSVVGSAAAVAAAGSVCALIYPVLRELRAERQTGGNESEERILGFWSILVISAIAGGMSCIFSWILTYLDSHQFPSLPSLPDFRDASRHGFNMSYGLAVLNGIMAMLTVIWSLS